taaaaagcgaATGAAATTCGCGTGTGTTAAAAATACCACGTGTTCATCAGTGTTTCacggaaatattaaataattaggttaCAAGTGCAAAGCAGATTCCAAAATTCTTGTTCTGCTTGGAGGGTAATCCTAGTTCGGGAAGAAATAAGCACAGCTGGCCTGGTTTTCGGCGTGCTCTGTCCAGGGCAGTCTGCTTCGTGAGCTCTATCGCGGTCATAACAAAAATAGTGTGTTAACGCGATAACGCAGCGTCGTTGTGTTGTGCCGGGAGTTGGTCAAGGCGTCATCAGGCTAGAAGCTGTGTTTTATCGAGGGCAAATGTCAAGTGTTTTACTACATATTGATCTACTACATACacaatatctctctctctctctctcttccccccccccccagcttcaCTGGCTGTTGTTTGTGTGAGCTTACACAGTAGAGTACGGTTCCCGTGACTGACATTACACGCCATGTGTGGGGGAATTCCATTCTGTCTGATGTCGGGGATTGCAGTGCGTAGAGACATAATAATTAAATCTTCAAGGGTCTCGtagtcaattatatttttttccttaccttTTCATGCCCATATCAGAATTTAAGGTGGTAAGGATACCTATTTTTTAATGGGATGCCAATAAACTCATGACTTATTTATGTTTGACGTAATTAAATGACACAGAACATATTGAAGTATGCTTGTCATGAAATATCAAACACTTACTCTATTGATCTAAAACAATTTTATAGACTTCACCAGCAATGGAGTATGCCCATCAAATTGATTTAAACCAATCTTTCTCATTGCAATAATAGTTCAAAGAACATATTAATGTATCGCAACTGATTTACGAAATGACTCGAGACTTTATAACTCATACATATCACCAATTGCCCTCCAccatgatacttttttttttttgtgattctacTGGCAAGTAAGCTGTTCAGTTATGGAATCTGAACATTCGTGCCGCACAGCTTGGGCCCACGGTGCATGGGTGGTGTAGAGCGCTGTGtggtgtggcaggtcccaacagcTGCTCCAGGTCGGGCCTGGTGCCCTACCTCAGCCAGGGATAAGCTGTTCAGTTATGGAATGTGAACATTTGTGCCGCACAGCTTGGGCGCACGGTGTATGACATGGTGTAGAGCGCTGTGtggtgtggcaggtcccaacagcTGCTCCAGATCGGGCCTGGTGCCCTGCCTCAGCCAGGGAGCCTTCACGCTGCTCTGCGTGCCCTCAGCGCTGGCATGCGACGGTCACGTGGACTGCCCCGTCGGCGGCTTCGACGAGGATGAGAGCGTGTGCGGCCTGACGCGCGCCCCCAGCCTCATCCACGACCTGGAGGAGCAGGACGGCCATGACGGCCACCTCGTCGACTCGGGTCAGCACCTCCTCCCACTTGCGCACTGCCCACGCGAGAATAATTGTAGTCCATGTGTGCGATGTGCAAAATATTCAAGAATTATTGTACACAGTGCGACGTGCGTGACTACACAGCGTGCAGGGGATtcgcaaaaataatataaattattatataacaaTAAATGCAAATATACAATAATACATTTATAATTATACATGTGTCTGGCTTAAGGCTTGGAGAGTTCTCAAAAGTCAAACTGTCTAGAAAAAAATAAGTCCTAATACGTTGTTTTCCCTATACCGGGCAAACTTGCCACTTTTGGGGAGCTTCCACACATATTTAATACACTCTAGCCTGTGGACACTTTCAAATGTGGTTTTGGGGGGTGGGGATGAGTTTGAATTAGGAGCGAAATTTTCGTTCTTGAATAATGAGTTTTGATACATGAAAGttattataaatttactaaagTAGCCAAATTGTATTCTAGAcccgatattttttttaaatggattttACTGCATCGTATTCCTCAAATACATGCtttttttgcttgttttatgATGTGATGTGCCATGTTCTTGCTAGGGCCAGTGAAACTCATATACAGGTCGGATCTTGCCTTAAGAGCGGGCAACGAAGAAACGATATTGGCTTCAGTATGTAGAGTCAAGTGTAGTTGAGTACCGAAGGTATTCCGGAAATATACTGGTctcaatttattttatacatacagggacgtcggaacgttttcatgagtggggaggcaaaaagatgtatcacacttacctcagtcctagagcggggggtccggaatttggaattttagatgcaaaattgtgctatttaatgagtttccgaaccaaaatatgaaatataccattccaagaatttgatgacgtagtatgtcttaaatactactctgacagtagatgtagtacaatttgaataaaataccatctaggaatttgcaatcattttacagtatattgacaatcataaatttgattttctaatcaatgtgatcaccaatgcaacgtttgtaactactggttgagaaaaattcTAATagtaccaaacatttattctgggaaaaggaggggggcgaaatgctactctcgccccccaaTGCATAACAGCAcaggggcgactcgcccctgctccGACGTCCCTGTAAACATCAGTTCaattatttttacattggttTATCTGGGCTTTGATTTGTTGTTCTTGCTTTCGTGCGGAGGAGAGGTGGCGTGGATTGCTTATGGTAAATTTCTTAGAATTATATAATCTACATTAAGAATAAATCATTTTGTCATGTATGCATCTAAATCCATTTATTCATCAAACTATAATTCACATAATGCTGGTGATGGGAATAATTCCCGGAGTTTTAGGGGTGCCAGACCCCCtcccactggaaccaaaaaaaaaaacctctgagaGGGTCCGCTGatgcttgcaaaatcgtaaatGTAAAATGGGAATTTTAAACATTATCTTACGAGACCCCCCTGGGactcctacagattttcgcccattGTGCTGGTGATGACCTGGTTTGGATACCCTCCTACTGAGATGATCTGGGTGTGATCAGTGCAGACCTGGAGGGATGACTCTGTTTTTCATTACCATCGTCTTCCACAGTATGGCGGTGAAAGGACCACACAGAACACGGTCCTAGAGcctagaaagaaagaaaaatatctTCAAACCTTATGCTTTCCAATCCCAACTGGGTATCAAACCCAACAGTAAATGAACTCATCTTGCGGATGTtctcaaatttattaaatttattactgtgttttttctttgttataATGGTTTTTTTGCTCTTTTTACCATTTCTGGGCTTATTTGTGATGATGCCCATAGTAATCATATCATTAAAACTGACTATGTTGAGGCAGAAAGCTCTGGCCTTTATTTTCTTACCCGTGTAGTTTTGAGACAATACCAAAGCTGGTCAAGTGTTCGTAAGTTCACGCTGACTCTAGTTGTGGTTGCTGCAGTGGACTCGCTGGCAAAGGCGCTGGCACACTACGGGCCCTGGGGCTACCTGATGCTCGGCACACTGATGTGCGGCACGCTGCTCATGATGTGTGGTCTCTGGGAGTGTTGCTGCCGAGGCAAGACCTCCAGGAGACGGCCGCCCCTCGCGCGACCCGAGCAGCCCTCTGTCTACGTCATCGGCGGCGAGGCGGAGACGGCGGCCCCGGGGGTGGCCTCGGCGCCGCCCAAGTACGACGAGCTGGACCAGCCGCCCGACTACCGCGCCCTCTTCCCCGCCGACAAGGAGGCGCCCAAGACACCCGGTGCCATCTGCTGAAGTGGTGCTGAGTCATCGTACCTCCCATCCCGGGACGAGAGACACCACGTGTACTGTGATGACTGCAATAAAGGATGTTTGTAAACTGTGCAGCACTCGCTAGGAGTTATTTTAGTGAGTGTAATGAGTGGCCCAAATTGTGGACCACTTTGAGAATAACGAGAGGACATTCGTGAATGAAGTAAACTTTTGGCTAGATTTAAAGTCCCCTTTTTGATCGATGGCTGCTGCCAGGGTGATTATTATTTTGATACAATGATGACTTTATTTGGGAGTTTTAAGTACTCGAACTCGTTAGTTAGCTCCACGTAGATATTTTTTAATAGTCTGAAGTCTAGCCTGTCAGGTGCTTTGATTGGGGAAATATTTATGGTGTAGAAGAACTGCCTTtggaataaatataaatatttcatcgCAAGACAGTTAAAGAGTGTCAATAAAGATAGTATGGGAGAGAAAGATGTAACCTCAACTTATCTAATGGCGTCTTTGTAAATGACATGAAATCATTAATCACGTGGCCAACAAACAATGTACTCGACCAACAGCCCGTTTATCAGGCGTCCTTCTCTGGCGATTGCGAATGGCCCAAAACACAACGCTCCATCTGATGATGGTGTTGCCACACAATGACACCTCCCATTGGGAACATAACCGGTCCCGTACGGATGTGCCGCTATTGCCTATAATGAAATTTGGTAGTGTGATTACTTCGCTATAAACGGTTTTTGAAAATAGTTCAGCACTACCTAAGAGTTAGTTGTGTGTCTTGAATTTTCCCTGCGAGAAGGCTGTTAAAGAGTATGAATGGTATAAAATGCATGGATCAAGTAATGTAATCTAAGTAATCTAAGACATTGGCTTCTGTCTAAGTGGAATGTAAATTTGATGTTCGACTTGCCTGTGCTTGATAATTTGGTCGTTTTTGTGTTGTAGTATTATTTCTTTTTGGCTCAAGAGCCAACTAGTATAGTGTTAAGAAACTCCTGGCACCTATCAGGAATTTATATCACCTTCAAGTCATTCTAGtggtaaaaattgttttattttttaatttttttttcattctggtttatataagtttttatctcaaataatttttatgtggGAATCTGTTGAAGTGATACAATGTCTCCTCTAGTATTTGTTTGGTGATTTATCGTTTGCTGTCAGAAAGTTATCTGTATTCCGGGAAGTAAATAAGTACTCCATTTTATGTACAGAGTGCAACCTTAAATCCAGGGTCACACCTACTGAGAAGTAAGAAATACCAGCCAACAGCAATGTCCACCACATCTTCCATTCAAGGAATATAGCCCAGTTTGCCGTGGGGGGTCATCTCCAGCCTACTACTCCAGTTACTGGCCTGTGTAACTGGACTATGGCATTATAGGCTCACTGATTGCACTGGCACTGTTGTTTCGGACCACAGAAATGATTAAAGCTGTTCACCCATCACCATGAAATACAAACACTCGGTACCTACATTCATTTCCATGAACAGCCTAACTCTCATCTTACTGTTATGTATATCAGTttgtagttttataatattttcgtAATATtaccaaagtgtttttttttattagagttgttttgttttaaagtagATTGCTGGATTTGGGGGTGAATGACTGATAAACTGTCTTGACTTTGGAGGTCGAGCTGCGTCGGTGCACACTATCGCCGCGCCGCGCTCAACCTTGAAGTCCAAGATAGTTCAGTTAGCAAAGTTATTTAGAGCTGTGCCTGTACTATACTGATCATTAACATCTTTAATGTGCCACTGCATGTGACAGAAACATTCTCTTGTGTTTGAATCATAAGACTGTTGTTAAATCTTGAAATTTCCTTCCGAAAACTAGTCATTAAGTTTAATAATACCTAAAATAAGGTTTTTATGCACTTAATAGTTGCAGGATGTAGTTTTAGTTCATGTTGTTTGTTTCATTAGACTATAGTTTTGGAGCTTTTGCAAAGCTGCGTTCTCCTGTTAAGAGAATGCTTGGTGTGAAATGTGATTAAACGGAGTGTTTAAAAACGTATGGTTGAAATCACAAAATTCCCATCATATGAAACAACTGTAAAGTGATGTAAAATGTTATCTATATTACCTTTACATGATTTATTATAAGTGTTTTATAACTTAAGCCAATTTTATCGATGAGAGTGCTACATATTagattagtgttttttttttcaagttgaaaGTTTGCCTGATTTGAGACAAAGCCAAATTCTTTCTGTAATCTCTCAGGACTTGTGATATACAGTATGTTCATAAAAGAGTGTcgcagtttcaatggtatatatagcagtttaatttagaccatttaaaacaaatcatacattaaattgaaggtaaaaaaaactattttttattacaaatgttcaacatgtgcacctttagttgtacggcacacatacaacctaaagtccaattcttcccacactttgattAACAAGCCTCGTGAATCCTGTGTCTCAACTcaggcaaatcattaggtagcggtggagcGTCGAAATGATCTTTTATAAAGTTCCAAAGGAATAAAATCACATGGCGTTGTGTCAGGTGagtgtggaggccagcgaaaaagaactTTGTCGTCTCGACTATTACGACCAattcaacggtcagggacttaagTTCAACCACTCTcctacaaagagattccaatggggagggttGAAATTACAGATTTCACTCTAAGCAAATTGTAGAACACAGaacgctttacgctcagaagTCTCTATTTTGCATAGGtggcgcatgcgcttatctaaaacggttttagttactctttgattgtgaccgtccaccaaaactctacaatgctCTCAGTTGATTCTATTAGAATgtataactgggacattttttTGTGGACATACTGTATTGGTATACTCTCAAGAGATCCGGCAAGAGTGGAGGTGCAGGCGCTACTGGCATGGCGACTCCCGGCGGTACTGGCCAGTGATTGGCTGAGAGGCAAGATAGAACAACTGTGTTACTTTGATTTTGTTCCGGTGATTTCTGCAGGTATCTGTCACTGTTGTTGAAACTGAATCAAAGAACATTATGAATAGCagttataagagtgaaaatgggaAAAGTTTAAACTTCACTAATTTCAGTATTTTACTATGATTATAATTTAACGAATATGTAAACAAAAAttgtcatgattttttttaataaaacagttgTTGACAGTTATGTACAGATTTCTTTAGTCATTTCACCTCACCCAGTCGTAGAgaattatatattacattatcaattttttaaatttagttttcttTCCTAAATTGCAGTGAACAGATAATTGAAAtgctgaaaaaatatatttataaaaaatggtcTAAAACATTTTGCGtaagtggcgctgcaagcgagaaaataacaTAGCagtaattgtgaccttgaaccaaaattcTACAACGCGCTCAGTtgctaatattaaaatttataactgggtcaTTATCTTATGGGCACACAGTAGTATTTTCGAGGTCTCTACTAGACGACAAGGAACATCAACTGGTGGCACAGAGAGAAAAGGACGATTAAAATAGTGCTTGAACTCATTATAATGCACTTAGTCACAGGTACAGTTACACTTGCTGGCCGACGACACACGGGAGCAGACAGGAAGAGCAGGTCACATCTCGCAGGTGGCAAGCCTGAACTCTGGGAGGGCTGCCTCGCAGTTGGCAAGACGCAGCTCCGGAATTTCGTTGTTGGATCTCTGCGGGCAGCGAGACAGTTCAGCCGTCAACCACTTTCCATAAAAGTCACGCGTTAATTCATCTATCAGGATGATGTATAGTCTGTTAGACATATCGATACTCACAAGTCTAAATACAAAGCATATTTAAAGAAATCATCTCCTTTGATATTTAACATAAATTCTAGCATGGATTCATAAGATTCACACAATATCTGTGAGTAGAGGTTGCAATCAGCGCTGTCGCTGCAGGGACGTAGCATGGGTGGTCGCTGCAGCCCACCAGCTAGTACGTGGACAACCTGCCCTTGCACTACAGCTGCATGGCTAGAGGACACATGGCACTGTGGAGGCACTCGCCTTGCTGCTGGTGGGGAACAACAGTGGGTAGAGGTTGCAGTCAGCGTTGTCGCTGCAGGGACGTGGCGTGGGTGGTCGAGGGTCGGGCTCGCTGCAGCCCACCAGCCAGTACGTAGTCACGCTGCCCTTGCCCTTCAGCTCCACCTCGCCCCGCAGCTCCAGGTGGAAGGTCCCGAACTTGGCGAGGATCTGCTTCGTCGCCGAGCTCACGTGTATGCGAAGGGCTGCGCTCACACAATAGTCTGTGGTCACTGGTTCATTTGGATACAGCCAGATTATGTTGGTATATG
This genomic window from Bacillus rossius redtenbacheri isolate Brsri chromosome 6, Brsri_v3, whole genome shotgun sequence contains:
- the LOC134532608 gene encoding uncharacterized protein LOC134532608 isoform X1; protein product: MARCAVRRWPELRMDTGSACAWLAAAVLLRGAACFLTVAEDSLCSRGSRAPALLRLEAAGGGAAALVELRPRARTAACPLVVLAPPGRLLAVRLVPHSGASPRLGQARGECSLRVMTSHSRHPAWELDLCNQSSLSRVMLMSVHNYQHAAILNWTVSEQAASRLQASGILLTVVTKGPNSCSRSGLVPCLSQGAFTLLCVPSALACDGHVDCPVGGFDEDESVCGLTRAPSLIHDLEEQDGHDGHLVDSVDSLAKALAHYGPWGYLMLGTLMCGTLLMMCGLWECCCRGKTSRRRPPLARPEQPSVYVIGGEAETAAPGVASAPPKYDELDQPPDYRALFPADKEAPKTPGAIC
- the LOC134532608 gene encoding uncharacterized protein LOC134532608 isoform X2; amino-acid sequence: MDTGSACAWLAAAVLLRGAACFLTVAEDSLCSRGSRAPALLRLEAAGGGAAALVELRPRARTAACPLVVLAPPGRLLAVRLVPHSGASPRLGQARGECSLRVMTSHSRHPAWELDLCNQSSLSRVMLMSVHNYQHAAILNWTVSEQAASRLQASGILLTVVTKGPNSCSRSGLVPCLSQGAFTLLCVPSALACDGHVDCPVGGFDEDESVCGLTRAPSLIHDLEEQDGHDGHLVDSVDSLAKALAHYGPWGYLMLGTLMCGTLLMMCGLWECCCRGKTSRRRPPLARPEQPSVYVIGGEAETAAPGVASAPPKYDELDQPPDYRALFPADKEAPKTPGAIC